One genomic segment of Panicum virgatum strain AP13 chromosome 2N, P.virgatum_v5, whole genome shotgun sequence includes these proteins:
- the LOC120661147 gene encoding cytochrome b561 and DOMON domain-containing protein At3g25290-like, producing MAVVLALVLALLAAPPPAHAAGGGRCAGESFSANRAYAACSDLPRLGASVHWTYDRASGDLSVAFVAAPAAPGGWVAWALNPSGDGMPGAQALVAGPFPDGGGGAAPAWSVRTYNVSGYALGDPGPIAFPASDLAAELGADGRARLYGRLKLGPYGAGVLNQVWQVGAAVTGGAPAPHAMGADNLAAKAKLDLLRSTAAAAGADSATRKRNIHGVLNAVSWGVLLPTGAIFARYLKTFKSADPAWFYLHVTCQLVGYGVGVSGWATGINLGKESKGVTYTDHRNIGIAVFALGTLQVLALFLRPKKEHKYRAYWNMYHHSVGYTVIVLGVVNIFKGMGILGVEQRWRTAYIAAVCVLAVAAAALEAVTWGVVVRRRKAEGKTFSSAPANGHLPR from the exons ATGGCCGTCGTCCTCGCGCTCGTTCTCGCGCTCCTGgcggctccgccgccggcgcacgcgGCGGGGGGCGGGCGGTGCGCGGGCGAGTCCTTCTCGGCGAACCGTGCGTACGCGGCGTGCAGCGACCTGCCCCGCCTCGGCGCGTCCGTGCACTGGACCTACGACCGCGCGTCGGGGGACCTGTCCGTGGCCTTcgtcgccgcgcccgccgcgcccggcGGCTGGGTGGCGTGGGCGCTCAACCCGTCGGGCGACGGCATGCCGGGCGCGCAGGCGCTCGTCGCGGGCCCGTTCCCCGACGGCGGTGGGGGCGCCGCGCCTGCGTGGTCCGTCCGCACGTACAACGTCTCCGGGTACGCGCTCGGGGACCCCGGGCCCATCGCATTCCCGGCgtccgacctcgccgccgagctcggcgcggaCGGGCGCGCCAGGCTCTACGGGAGGCTCAAGCTGGGACCCTACGGCGCGGGCGTGCTGAACCAGGTGTGGCAGGTCGGCGCCGCCGTCACCGGCGGGGCCCCCGCGCCGCACGCCATGGGGGCGGACAACCTCGCCGCCAAGGCCAAGCTGGACCTGCTCaggtccaccgccgccgccgccggagccgacaGCGCCACCCGGAAGCGCAAT ATCCACGGAGTCCTGAACGCCGTGAGCTGGGGCGTGCTGCTGCCGACGGGCGCCATCTTCGCGAGGTACCTCAAGACGTTCAAGTCGGCGGACCCCGCGTGGTTCTACCTCCACGTCACCTGCCAGCTGGTCGGCTACGGCGTCGGCGTCTCCGGCTGGGCCACCGGCATCAACCTCGGCAAGGAGTCCAAGGGCGTCACCTACACCGACCACCGCAACATCGGCATCGCCGTCTTTGCGCTCGGCACCCTTCAA GTCCTTGCGCTGTTCCTGCGGCCGAAGAAGGAGCACAAGTACCGCGCGTACTGGAACATGTACCACCACTCGGTGGGGTACACGGTGATCGTGCTGGGCGTCGTCAACATCTTCAAGGGCATGGGCATCCTGGGCGTGGAGCAGCGGTGGAGGACCGCCTACATCGCCGCCGTCTGCGTgctggccgtcgccgccgcggcgctggaGGCCGTCACCTGGGGCGTCGTCGTCCGCCGGCGCAAGGCCGAGGGCAAGACCTTCAGCAGCGCCCCCGCCAACGGCCACCTGCCGCGCTGA
- the LOC120658909 gene encoding auxin-induced in root cultures protein 12-like gives MASATQQQQHRRAMAVVLAVLLTAMPMRAASGGCEGDKFPAGRSYAHCAALPKLGARLHWTHDARTGSLSVAFVARPAGAGGAGWAAWAINPAGDGMKGAQALVAFRPSPAAPYAVNTYNITGYKPFGASSTAIAFRPTELAADDVAAAGEVRLYGKLQLAPGTEVVNHLWQVGSAVTAGAPAKHAFDKDNLEAKGKLALSGAALAPAPAPAAAGAGGSSAAKGSSAGGATTPSGAKPSPAKAAAAAPVLMLLALAVGFIATV, from the coding sequence ATGGCCTCCGcgacgcagcagcagcagcatcggcgcgccatggccgtcgtcctcgccgtccTCCTCACGGCCATGCCAATGCGCGCCGCCTCGGGCGGGTGCGAGGGCGACAAGTTCCCCGCGGGCCGGAGCTACGCGCACTGCGCGGCGCTCCCCAAGCTCGGCGCCAGGCTGCACTGGACCCACGACGCGAGGACGGGGTCCCTGTCCGTGGCGTTCGTGGCGAggccggcgggcgcgggcggcgccgggtgGGCAGCGTGGGCGATCAACCCGGCGGGGGACGGCATGAAGGGCGCGCAGGCGCTGGTGGCGTTCCGGCCCTCCCCCGCGGCGCCCTACGCCGTCAACACCTACAACATCACCGGGTACAAGCCGTTCGGGGCCAGCTCCACGGCCATCGCGTTCCGGCCCACCGAGCTGGCCGCCGACGACGTGGCAGCCGCCGGGGAGGTGCGGCTCTACGGGAAGCTGCAGCTGGCCCCCGGGACCGAGGTGGTCAACCACCTCTGGCAGGTGGGCTCCGCGGTCACCGCCGGCGCGCCCGCCAAGCACGCCTTCGACAAGGACAACCTCGAGGCCAAGGGCAAGCTCGCGCTCTCCGGCGCCGcgctggcgcccgcgcccgcgccggccgccgccggtgcaggTGGCTCGTCGGCGGCTAAGGGCAGCAGCGCGGGAGGAGCCACCACCCCGTCTGGCGCGAAGCCGTCGCCGGCCaaggccgccgcggctgctccgGTGCTCATGCTTCTCGCCTTAGCGGTGGGTTTCATTGCAACCGTATGA
- the LOC120661149 gene encoding 60S ribosomal protein L32-1-like: MAVPLLTQKIVKKRVKQFKRPHLDRYKCLKPSWRRPKGIDSRVRRKFKGCTLMPNIGYGSDKKTRHYLPNKFKKFLVHNVSELELLMMHNRTYCAEIAHNVSTRKRKEIVERAAQLDIVVTNKLARLRSQEDE, translated from the exons ATGGCGGTGCCTCTGCTAACGCAGAAGATCGTGAAGAAGCGGGTCAAGCAGTTCAAGAGGCCCCATCTCGACCGCTACAAATGCCTCAAG CCAAGCTGGCGCAGGCCCAAGGGTATTGACTCCCGCGTCAGGCGGAAGTTCAAGGGATGCACCTTGATGCCCAACATTGGATACGGCTCTGACAAGAAGACAAGGCACTACCTCCCCAACAAATTCAAGAAGTTTCTTGTTCACAATGTCTCTGAGCTGGAGCTGCTTATGATGCACAACAG GACGTACTGCGCGGAGATTGCCCACAACGTCTCCACCCGCAAGcgcaaggagattgttgagcgTGCTGCACAGCTGGACATCGTGGTCACCAACAAGCTTGCCAGGCTACGTAGCCAGGAGGATGAGTGA